A window of Pararhodobacter sp. genomic DNA:
GCCCGCGTTGCTGGCGGAAAACGTCAGCCACCCGGATCAACGACTGACCCGAACCACCGTGGCCGGTTTGGCGCAAGCCCTTGGCGCGCAAGACAGCCGCGCGCCCGCGTTGATCCTGTATGGTCCGTTGGCGGAGGGGGCATGATCGTCACCATCTGCCACAGTTGCCAGCTTGGTCGCGCAGGGTTCGCCGCAGTGCTGGAAAAGGCGCTGGGTGACGCGGGCCTGACGGCGCGGGTGCAAACCGTTGACTGCATGTCCGGCTGCACGCGCCCCTCGACGGTGGCGTTTCGCGAGACCGGAAAAACCGCTTATCTGTTTGGCGACCTGACCGACGCCGATCTGCCGGATTTGCTGACGTTTTGTGCCGCCTATGCCGCCTCGCCCGATGGGCGGTTCGCCGATGCGCGGCCGTTGGGTGGACTCAGGTTCAAGGCCATCGCCCGCATTCCCGGCTAAACCCGGACGCGACAGGCCCGCGTCGCAATCCGCCCCGTCGATGCCGCTATCAGCCTTGACCCTGTTCGGCGTTCCTGCGAGGGTAATCTTGTCAGGTGCCCCCGCTTTGGGGCTGAAACGGGAATGAGGTAAGGCACGCGCCGAAACCTCAGCCGCCCCCGCGACTGTAAGCGGTGAGTTGGTTGCCAAAGTGCCACTGTCCGGCGACGGATGGGAAGGTGGCAACCCGCAACGACCCGCGAGCCAGGAGACCGGCCTGACATCGGGACGACAACATACGCCGTCGGTGGGACGGCAAGGAGAGACGACATGAAGACGATGAATACCGCAAACACCCAGTCGATGCTGGCACCGGTTCTGGCGATGGCCGTGATCGGTCTGGCGGTGATGTTCTTTGCAGGCCACGCGCAATCCACGACGCTGCATGACGCGGCTCACGATGCGCGCCACGCAACCGGCTTCCCCTGCCACTGATCGGCGAGGGTCGCTAACACACATGTTTCAGAAATTGATGACCGGCGCGTTGATCGCCGGTGGAGCTGCTGGCGTGCTGGCAGCCTTTCTCCATTTCGCCTTTGTGCAGAATTATATCCTGCTGGGCGAGCGGTATGAATTTGGCGACGTGGTGCATTTTCAAACCACCCCCGCCGAAACCCATGCCCATGAAGCGCCTGGCGCCACGGCCCCCGTGGCCGAGGCTGGCGCCCATGATCACAGCCGCACCGCCCCCAGCGCCGAAAGCGATCTGTCGCGCGACGCGTTGACGGTGGCGTTCACGGTGGTTCTTTATGCGGCCTATGCCATGCTGTTGTTCGCCGCATTTGGCCTCGCCTCGCAATTCGGCGTCACCATTGGCACGACGCAAGGCGCGCTTTGGGGGCTTGCCGGGTTCGCCGCGTTCCAACTGGCCCCCGCGATGGGTCTGCCGCCGGAACTGCCGGGCACGGTCGCCGCTGATTTGAGCGCAAGACAGGTGTGGTGGTGGGGTACGGTATTTGCCACCGGGTTGGGCATCGCCATGATTGCCTATGGGCAATCGCTGGTGCTGGCGCTGGTTGGGGCCGCGGTGTTGGCCGCGCCGCATGTCATTGGCGCGCCGCATCTGGACGAATACTTCAGCTATGCCCCCGCTGAGGTCGGCGCGGCATTCTCGGCCCGCGTTCTGGGCGTCGGGCTGCTGGTCTGGGTGTTCATGGGGGCAGTGGCCGGGCGGCACTGGTCGCGCAGCCTCGCATCCTGAGCGGCACAATGATCGACATCGGCCTTATCGGGATCGGCACGGGCAACCCGGATCATGTGACGCTTGCCGCGATCAAGGCGATGCAAGCGGCTGACTTGGTCCTGCTACCCCGCAAAGGCGAGGACAAGGCCGAGTTGATCGACCTGCGGCGCGAGATTTGCGCCGCACATCTACCAGACCTGTCGCGGGTCGTCGAATTCGACCTGCCGGTTCGAGATGGGCGCGCCGAGTATCTCGATGGCGTGAATGACTGGCATGACGCGATCGCGGGCACATGGCTGCGCGAAATCCAGACCCATCTGCCGGGCGGCGGGCGCGTTGTGTTGCTGGTCTGGGGCGATCCGTCGCTCTATGATTCGACGCTGCGCATCACCGAGCGGCTGGCTCTTGGCGGGATGGCGGTCACAACGCGCGTGGTGCCCGGCGTGACCAGCCTGTCGGTGCTGACCGCCGCGCACGCCATCCCGCTGAACACGCTGGGCGCGCCCGTCCTGATCACCACCGGGCGGCGCTTGCGCGAAAACGGCTGGCCTGTGGATGCAGATGCGGTGGCGGTCATGCTGGATGCGGGCGGCGCGTTCAGCACGCTTGATCCATCGGGGCTTCATATCTGGTGGGGTGCCTATGTTGGAATGCCGCAAGAATCGCTGATCTCGGGGCCTTTGGCCGAGGTCGCGCAAACCATCCTGGATCGGCGTGCGGCCCTTCG
This region includes:
- a CDS encoding DUF1636 domain-containing protein, with amino-acid sequence MIVTICHSCQLGRAGFAAVLEKALGDAGLTARVQTVDCMSGCTRPSTVAFRETGKTAYLFGDLTDADLPDLLTFCAAYAASPDGRFADARPLGGLRFKAIARIPG
- a CDS encoding CbtB domain-containing protein, yielding MKTMNTANTQSMLAPVLAMAVIGLAVMFFAGHAQSTTLHDAAHDARHATGFPCH
- a CDS encoding CbtA family protein, whose translation is MFQKLMTGALIAGGAAGVLAAFLHFAFVQNYILLGERYEFGDVVHFQTTPAETHAHEAPGATAPVAEAGAHDHSRTAPSAESDLSRDALTVAFTVVLYAAYAMLLFAAFGLASQFGVTIGTTQGALWGLAGFAAFQLAPAMGLPPELPGTVAADLSARQVWWWGTVFATGLGIAMIAYGQSLVLALVGAAVLAAPHVIGAPHLDEYFSYAPAEVGAAFSARVLGVGLLVWVFMGAVAGRHWSRSLAS
- the cobF gene encoding precorrin-6A synthase (deacetylating); the protein is MIDIGLIGIGTGNPDHVTLAAIKAMQAADLVLLPRKGEDKAELIDLRREICAAHLPDLSRVVEFDLPVRDGRAEYLDGVNDWHDAIAGTWLREIQTHLPGGGRVVLLVWGDPSLYDSTLRITERLALGGMAVTTRVVPGVTSLSVLTAAHAIPLNTLGAPVLITTGRRLRENGWPVDADAVAVMLDAGGAFSTLDPSGLHIWWGAYVGMPQESLISGPLAEVAQTILDRRAALRAQHGWIMDIYLLHRAPRQG